The Marivirga salinae DNA window ATAAACTTACGGCTTTGATAGCATTAGTAATTGCAAGTCCAATTTTTCTAATTGTCAGTATTTTACTTGCTATTTTCCAAAATGGAAAGATCTTTTTTTCTCAGAAAAGACCAGGATTGAAGGAGCAAATATTTTTGTTGGTCAAGTTCAAAACCATGCGAGATGATAAAGATGCAAATGGTGAACTTTTACCTGATGAAGAGCGATTAACTTGGATTGGCAAAATTGTAAGAAAAACCAGTATGGATGAAATCCCTCAACTTTTGAATATCTTAAAAGGAGATATGTCTTTTATTGGTCCAAGACCACTATTAGTTGAATATTTACCTCGATATAGTGAAGAGCAAAGAAAAAGACATTTAGTTACACCAGGCATAACAGGCTGGGCACAAATTAATGGTAGAAATACTATAAGCTGGCAAAAGAAATTTGAATATGATGTTTGGTATGTTCAAAATCAATCATTCTTACTTGATATGAAAATAATTTTTATGACCATCTTCAAAGTTTTTAAAGCTGAGGGAATTAGTGCAGAAGGTATGGCTACCATAGAAAAATTCAAAGGTAATAAAGATTAAAAAACAGGCTGTTTTACCACAATATTAATAATTCACAAGATTTTCATATCCAATATTAAGTTTCCTTTACCATCAAGTTATTTTCATTTTAACATCAATTATTAGAGG harbors:
- a CDS encoding sugar transferase; the encoded protein is MYRKLIKPFFDKLTALIALVIASPIFLIVSILLAIFQNGKIFFSQKRPGLKEQIFLLVKFKTMRDDKDANGELLPDEERLTWIGKIVRKTSMDEIPQLLNILKGDMSFIGPRPLLVEYLPRYSEEQRKRHLVTPGITGWAQINGRNTISWQKKFEYDVWYVQNQSFLLDMKIIFMTIFKVFKAEGISAEGMATIEKFKGNKD